The stretch of DNA aagtcttgattgaaaacctctagatttttaaaatctacaaaagtcattaaaagtcaataaatttcctACGTTGAATACACCCCCCTAAATAAATTTGAAGTAGAGATTTGAAACTCAGATCCATCAAATTTTATCATCCAAACACACCCTTGCATGATTTTAATACGTAATGTTTTATAATCTTATTGCAATGCATGAAACTCAGTGACAATCTTCCACCGAACAGAATATTTCAAATTGACAAGTACTTCTGCATTAGTGGGAGCCACTTTCTTGAATTACTTGATCCACTGTCGCTGGCAGACGCCTTCTACAAGCTAAGCTTGATAGATACTTTCTAATTGAATAATGCATATCATTGATGATCAAACAAATATGATTGAATAATGCATATCATTGATGATCaaacaaatataaaatttattaaattctttggtaAGATGAATTTTGATCCCTTTTCACCTCACGTTATGAATTTTGATCCCTTTTCACCTCACGTTGTTCTTTATCAAGCAAAGGATTAAAACTAGCTAAAAACCAGaccaagaaaattaaaatgatgggTGAAGAAGAATCAAACCCTTTACTTGTTTCAAACGGAGAAATCACAAGTACCACTCATGGAGTTCAGAGAGAGCCCATTAATGTTAGTGAATTTGTTGATGAAGGAAAGAAGCAGCTGGGATTGGCTGCTCCTCTAATAGCAGCGAACATATTGCAGTATTGTTTGCAAGTGATTTCAGTGATGTTTGTGGGACACTTTGGTGAACTGCCACTGTCCAGTGCTTCAATGGCCACTTCTTTTGCCTCTGTCACTGGATACAGTGTGTTGGTACGTGTATTGTCTATCTTCTggtaaatttctaaaattataaatttgttttgtACAATATAAGTTGTATCTTAGTGAAATTCTCGAGTTAACGAGCCAAAGTTGAAGAAAAAAATGTGATTTATGCATTAATCCACTTCAAAGATGAGTTACATTGTTGCCACCTGTTATGATCACACTATTGAGAATGGTCCAATTATCTTTTCCTGCAAACGAAAATGCAGATTTAATTTAGTGCTTTGGAAAGCAATGTAAAAACATACCATATTTAGGGCCCTTCATGCTTAATATAACTAGTTAGCAATTTTGGCTGGTGGCTTTAAGCCTTTAACTATCACTCCTTATTTATTTTTGGTTGGTTATCTGTCACTGGATTTGGCTTTCTATTTACTTAGAATCCCTTGATGAGTCTGCTTTATATGTCAATTCATGGTCATTGGGATTAGTTGGTATCAATTTATAGTTCTTTAACAAATGTCTCTATTCTTTTCTGACTCAAGATAAGTAACACATCCGCTTTCAAAGAACATActaatgcaaaaaaaaaaaaagggggcACCAAGAGTTATTGGCTTGAGAAAAGTTTTATGCTGCATTGTTTGGAAAAAAAGAAAGCACTCATTTTGTAAGTGCTGCATAAAACTATATTTGTTCTAAAAGATACGACTTATTAGCATTACAACAATTCAAATTTGTGTATCATATAAAAGCCTAAGCGTCAGATCTTCACCTATGACTAGGCGATAGATGCTTTGTACTACATTCTATACTATACCACTCACACAATACACATTTCACAAATTCTGAAGCTAGGAATGGCAAGTGCTTTGGAAACACTATGTGGACAAGCCTATGGAGCCAAACAGTATCACATGCTAGGCATTTACACGCAGAGAGCAATCTTGATCCTCTTAACCTTAAGCATTGCCCTATCACTTATCTGGTTAAACACTGGCTTGATTCTTGCAACTCTTGGCCAAGATAAGGAGATTTCATCTGGGGCAGGAGAGTTCATTCGTTGGATGATCCCGGGCCTCTTTGCCTATGGTGTCCTCCAATGTCTCATGCGTTTTCTGCAGACGCAAAACATTGTGGTTCCCATGATGATAAGCTCTGGACTAACGGCATTGTTTCATATCTTAATGTGTTGGGTTTTCTTGTTCAAATTCGAGCTTGGAAGTAAAGGGGCTGCTTTAGCAAATGCCATATCGTATTGGGTAAATGTTATTTTGTTGGCCTTGTATATCAAGTTCTCCAAATCTTTCTCGAAAAGTTTCACAGGTTTTTCTGCAGAAGCCAGCCATGATCTTCTCGGTTTTTTAAGGCTTTCCATTCCTTCGGCTATAATGATATGGTATATAGCTGTTTTTTCCCTCTCACTAGTGCTATACGTGCACACTGACTAAATATCTGCACTTCATTTATTTGCTGatgttttctttctttcttctctTACTATATGTATGTTTCTAATCATTGTTTGAACTTGCAGCCTTGAGTATTGGTCATTTGAGATGGTTGTTCTTTTATCAGGTTTACTCCCAAATCCAAAATTAGAGACATCTGTATTATCAATAAGGTTTGCAATTTTCATTTGATTTTCTAGTTTATAACTGGAACAACAATTTATGTGCAATTACTGATTCATGTCGTTGAGTTTATTTCCATAGCCTTAATACATGCTGGATGGTTTATACAATTTCGGTTGGCCTTGGTGGTGCCGTGAGGTCAGTTACACTGTACTGTACAACTTCTTAACTTCTCAAGATTTAAGTGAACACGAAAATGTGATCAATTTAAAAGTTTAGCTAATCAGGTATTTAGTTTTTATCCGTGATAAAGTTAGCTAAATTGCCATACGCacttgatgttttttttttaaaaaaaaattcattccaACTCGCTCATTGGCTGGGGAGCATGAGAAGATATTCAGGCAAATCTTGGGAGTACCATTGACT from Primulina eburnea isolate SZY01 chromosome 6, ASM2296580v1, whole genome shotgun sequence encodes:
- the LOC140834286 gene encoding protein DETOXIFICATION 16-like isoform X1, with translation MMGEEESNPLLVSNGEITSTTHGVQREPINVSEFVDEGKKQLGLAAPLIAANILQYCLQVISVMFVGHFGELPLSSASMATSFASVTGYSVLLGMASALETLCGQAYGAKQYHMLGIYTQRAILILLTLSIALSLIWLNTGLILATLGQDKEISSGAGEFIRWMIPGLFAYGVLQCLMRFLQTQNIVVPMMISSGLTALFHILMCWVFLFKFELGSKGAALANAISYWVNVILLALYIKFSKSFSKSFTGFSAEASHDLLGFLRLSIPSAIMICLEYWSFEMVVLLSGLLPNPKLETSVLSISLNTCWMVYTISVGLGGAVSTRVSNEFGAKQPQRARLAVCVAALIATSEGVIVGMITILVRDVWGKLYSNETEVITYVARIMPILALSNFIDGFQCVLSGAARGCGWQNLCAFINLGAYYVVGIPCAVLFAFIFHIGGIGLWMGIICGLAVQALILVIVNLKTDWENVRNS
- the LOC140834286 gene encoding protein DETOXIFICATION 16-like isoform X2, yielding MASALETLCGQAYGAKQYHMLGIYTQRAILILLTLSIALSLIWLNTGLILATLGQDKEISSGAGEFIRWMIPGLFAYGVLQCLMRFLQTQNIVVPMMISSGLTALFHILMCWVFLFKFELGSKGAALANAISYWVNVILLALYIKFSKSFSKSFTGFSAEASHDLLGFLRLSIPSAIMICLEYWSFEMVVLLSGLLPNPKLETSVLSISLNTCWMVYTISVGLGGAVSTRVSNEFGAKQPQRARLAVCVAALIATSEGVIVGMITILVRDVWGKLYSNETEVITYVARIMPILALSNFIDGFQCVLSGAARGCGWQNLCAFINLGAYYVVGIPCAVLFAFIFHIGGIGLWMGIICGLAVQALILVIVNLKTDWENVRNS